The Pseudomonadota bacterium genome window below encodes:
- a CDS encoding NAD(P)-dependent oxidoreductase: protein MMNGSSPIGVIGFGVMGSSMALNLAKSGLPVLGYSRTASKVTALEHSGITLSSPDEIAQLCDVVLLSVSDGPAVQEILFGAYGIAPKLARGALIIDTTTNAPSEALSFATKCRELGLDLLDAPVTGGDVGARNATLTIMCGGPEETFQRALPFLNRIGKRVVLMGPSGSGQMMKAVNQVAVGLSIVAMTEALLLAERRGLNSAQALEILQGGAAGSWALSNYAPRLMSGDLKPGFDAAHMLKDLKIALKEAAGHCSLPGTETTTELFEQLVTLHKGVGNHALIKAYKN, encoded by the coding sequence ATGATGAACGGATCCTCCCCAATTGGCGTTATCGGCTTCGGAGTTATGGGCTCCAGCATGGCTCTAAATCTTGCAAAGAGTGGTCTGCCGGTGCTGGGATATTCACGCACCGCATCAAAGGTCACCGCCCTTGAACACTCCGGCATCACACTATCATCACCTGACGAGATAGCTCAGCTCTGTGATGTCGTGCTGCTCTCCGTCAGCGATGGCCCTGCTGTGCAGGAGATACTCTTTGGAGCATACGGCATCGCTCCAAAGCTAGCGCGCGGGGCCCTTATTATCGACACGACCACAAATGCTCCTAGCGAGGCGCTAAGCTTTGCTACTAAATGCCGCGAGTTGGGGTTAGATCTCCTCGATGCTCCGGTAACGGGTGGAGATGTCGGCGCGCGTAACGCTACCCTTACTATTATGTGTGGTGGACCCGAGGAGACCTTCCAGAGGGCGCTTCCATTCTTAAACCGTATCGGCAAACGGGTCGTATTGATGGGGCCCTCTGGGTCGGGCCAGATGATGAAGGCGGTAAATCAGGTAGCAGTTGGGCTCAGTATCGTCGCCATGACCGAGGCGCTACTCCTGGCCGAGCGGCGGGGACTCAATTCTGCGCAGGCGCTTGAGATCCTACAGGGGGGTGCTGCTGGATCGTGGGCCCTATCTAACTATGCGCCACGATTAATGTCTGGAGACCTTAAACCTGGCTTCGATGCCGCCCATATGCTTAAAGACCTTAAGATCGCCCTAAAAGAGGCCGCTGGTCACTGCTCCCTACCGGGGACTGAAACAACCACAGAGCTCTTTGAGCAGCTCGTTACGCTGCATAAGGGAGTGGGCAACCACGCCTTGATAAAAGCGTATAAAAACTGA